A segment of the Hemicordylus capensis ecotype Gifberg chromosome 6, rHemCap1.1.pri, whole genome shotgun sequence genome:
AGGATCTGCATAGATCCtgccagttctcatgggcagccaaacctagCCTTGGCTGCCTAAGCTTGAGTCTAATTTGAAGCAGGCCCTATACAAATACAGGTCGAGTAccccttatccagacatccaaaatccggaatgctctaAAATCCAGACACCATGCCGTAAAAAAGAAGAAACCCACACCTCAGCTtactttaaaaatgcagtcaagcCACCTTTCTCAGGGTCAGGGCCATTCTGCCAGCAACCTCAGGCTCgccgccgcccacccacccacccacaatgcCGCCACCTCCACTcgcccacctcctctcccacttcCTCACCGCCAACggcacctcccacctcctccactcgcccacctcctcttcctcaccaccgccattGTTTGTTGGTGCTGGAACTCTCGaaagctcttgcgagagttctgcCTTAGCTATATGGACAATTctaaaatctggaaaagtccaaaatctggaataCTGCTGGTCCAAAGCAGTCTGGATAAGCGATACTCGACCTGTATAACCCAAATGTGCATAGGCTCAAGTGCGCACATGACTGGTAGCTTCCATTTACAGAGCTTATATATATATTGAGTCACCCTAAGTGGTGCAGTTAGTCAAGCATGTtagtaaatgcttgactaacaagcagaaggttgatggtttgaatccccgctggtactatatcgggcagcagtgatataggaagatgctgaaaggcataatctcatactgtgcaggagatggcaatggtaaacccctcctgtattctaccaaagaaaaaccacagggctctgtggtcaccaggagttgacactgactcgatggcacactttatatatatattggggtatgatgatgatgatgatatatatTGGGGTATAGGCACATCATtcttacaaattaaaaccttatatATGTAGGGCTATAGGCACATAACTCTCTATGCAAATGAAACCTTACATGTTTGTGGGGCAGAGCCAATGGTGACCTCCACAGGTTTATATCCTGATGTGACCTCCACATGTGTATTTGTGTACTTCATGAACATTTTACACAGAACTAGAGCATCATAGCGGGCAATGATGAAGAACAGTCACAATGCTTATTTAAATGCAACCTGCTACCCACTGCACCAGGAAGAACTGAATAACATATTCAAAGCTACCAAAGAGCAAATTTCCTTCACCTCAGTTCAGATTAATATTTATGACCATTTTCAGAGAATGACAGAAAaaaagattttgtttttaaacattgtgATGCTGACTGCACAGTACAATGCTTCCTGAAACTTTCATCTATGTTttgacaattaaaatcataaaGTTCTGCTAATGCAAAGGATTTCTGCTTCATGCCCAAACTCAGACATTTGAAACTATGAAACCCAATATCAGGCAGACCAATTTTAAATTAGGAAAAGAAATGGGCTGATGTAATTGCTTATCCTTGTGTATTTCAGTATTGGAAGACATTTCCACTACTTTAGATGCAATATGGAAAATAACATGATCCTTGCCAATCGTTGAAGTAAATTTGCAGAATTTGAAGCATTTGTTAGCATGTCTGGAAGCACACTAACAATGGCTATACAACTGGCTTTCTTTAGCATTATATGTAAGCCTTGAAGGCATTATTCCTGTTGTGACTAGAATATCCATGATGGGGGAAACAGAAACATATGCAAAGTCCTGCATTTAGGCAAAACCATCAAATGCACAAATATACTTGAGTCACATGTGGAACGGATATCAGGATTCTAGTCTATAACAAGCTGAACAtgtcagcagtgtgatgcagtcatagtttttttttttaaagctgatgaAATGTTATACTGCATTAATAGAACCATAGTTTCCAGGTCAGCAGGAGTAATAGGTCCACATTATTCCTTACTCATCAGGCCCCATCTGGAGTATTGTGTTCCATTCTGGGTGCCACATATTAAGAAAGATATAGGCAAATTGGAGCAGGATATACACAAATTGGAACAGCATATAGACAAAGGAGGGCAACAAAGGCAGGGGGTCTGGAATTGGGTATTATTAACTTTGAGAAGAGAACACTGATATAACAGCACTCGGGACAGTGCAcgcggaacagggccttctctgttgctgcccccagactctggaatgctctcctggtggctattcgctcctcggtctccatcacagtttttagaaagcatgttaaatcttggctttttacccaggcttttatatgattgtctctactgctgctgctttgtattttgaacagtttttatgcttgtattttaaatcttttaaatcagatttgttctatattttagcttaatattttaattgcgtCATTTTTATattcctgtttttaatttttgtataaaccaccttgggattgttttaatgaaaggcagtatacaaatttaacaataaatgaataaataaaatagaggaCTTCTAAAATAACTGAAGTactgtcacatagaagagggcaaagacttattatctactgaggtcattcagacaatcaaaaaatatattctacccaggtttgggagctgtgtctgctcccagtttttggttgtgtagaagcaaggtaggaggaaaacctgggtaggacagcttctcctcctaccttagtAAAATACTGGTATGGAAGTTGCGTGGGACAGCGCTGTCTTACccagctcttcctcctaccttctccttcatcctacctagttgtttgctcatgcacaaccaaaaattgggagcacacccagctcccaaaactgggttggacacttgtcctacccagttttcgattgtgttAAGTgccctacctatctatctatctatctatctatctatctatcaattcgatttatatactgcccttccaaaatggctcagggcagtttacaacagaataaaaacaattaaagccagttaacaattaaaatcaaaactataaacgCAGAATAAacccaattaaacattcaaacagctaaaaaccctggaaaaccatggcaaacttttaaaacaatttaaacagtttacagcagtttaaaaaccttggatggccaggccaaacagggctctcctgaaagacagtaatggactcaaattacggatttctgccaggagtgcattccatagcccaggagtagttacagagaaggcctgcctctgagtcaccaccagatgaaccggtggtaactggagacggacctcctcagatgaccttaacgttaCTCTTATCTAGACTTACAAAATATCAGTGCATCTGAAAGGTTCAACGAACTCTGCTCCACTGCTGGTTCAGCATTAAAGGCACATTTTGATAATCTCCCCTTCTTCAGGAAGCACTCTGCACTATTGAAAATACATCTCTGAGAGCCATTCAGCCTTCAGAGTCGTATTTTTGGGCAAGGTGCAAGAATTGTGCAAGTGCTATTATATAATAGTGATCCATTATTAGCACAActgtgtttaaataatttttgcaccttgtgcaaaagcactcataggaagataggaagctgccatatactgagtcagaccattggtccatctggctcagtattgtctttacagactggcagtggcttctctaaggtttcaggcataagtctctttcagccatgtctttgagatgctgccagggagggtacttggaatcttctgctcttcccacagtggcttcatcccttggggggaatatcttacagtgctcacacttctagtctcccattcatatgcaaccagggcagaccctgcttagctaaggggacaagtcatgcttgctaccacaagaccagctctcctctccttctgcacaactgcacaaattcTCTGTTGAAAGGCTGACAGAACTATGCATGGAATTTCAGCCACAGAGGAATATAATTGCTATGTGCAGTGTGAAATAGGATTGTGTCCTATTTATCACCTAAGAGGTGTGTTTGTGCGCACATGTGAATGCATGGTTGCTTGCTCCTGGAGTCCTGCTCATATTTGGagccctcctttaaaaaaaaaaaaaaaaaccagcttgGATCCACTAGCTGGATTAATTTTTTCCAGTTTGGCTCCATTTTTCACTTTGGCTCATCTCTATTTGCTTGGGGACCAATTAATATATGTGTTTATTAACATTTCAGACTGTTATATGCTTTTCACATATGGGTTTCAAAGTGGTCTAGAATGAATAAAAATCATAAAAGAAGAATACATATAATCCAATGTAGAAAAATCAGCATGTATTGGGTTTCAATtaatttttatatcccacttgtTTGCAAGCTCGTTGTTTTTtaacaggggaagaagaagaagaagaagaggaggaggaggaggaggaggaggaggcatcttGAAAGAGCAGTTGCTACCAGTACCAGAAGTAAGTGTGCATATACTGGAGAAAAAGACAGGGAATGTTATCTAAGAGTTGCCTTAAAAGAGAGGCAAATATTGGGATTCATATACAGAAGTATGTCCTTCTGTAACTAAAAAGCATTTTATCTTTGGTTCCCTTTGTCATCTCATGAGCAGGATTTCATTGGGTATGAAAACCTTACAGAGCTAGGGTACAGCTATGGACAAGCTCACTATGGACAAGTTCAAAAGATACCAGCCCAGTACACCCATCAGGATATTCTCCTGGTGCATCTCTTGATTTCTTGTGGGAGCCATTAATTTGAATGCCCCCAAACATGTGCACATTTCATAGTGTCATATATATTATAAACCGTTTGAAACCCTTTTTCATAGCCCCCTTCACTTCCTTGTTTCTTAGGCTGTATATGAGAGGATTGACCATCGGGGTCAAAACAGtgtagaagagagagaaaacctttTTCACATGTCTTAGGTTCTTGGACCGTGGTAGCATATAGACAAGCATCAGAGCTCCATAATACAAACCAACCACAATGAGGTGAGAAGAACATGTAGAGAAGGCCTTTTGTCTCCCAGTAATGGATGGGATTCTGAGGACTGAAAGTATGATGAAAACATAAGATGCCACAGTGAGGacaaagggagggagggtgaaTACACAGGAAAATATGAAAGATGACCATTCCAGAAAATAGGTGTCACTGCAGGAAACATATCTTATGTCAGGAATAACATCACAAAAAAAGTGGTCAATTTCATTAGAGCCACAAAAGGATAACCATGACATTGTCAAAGTTAAGCTTGTGCTAACCAGAAGTCCACTTACCCAAGAGACAGCTGCTAATTGGAAACTCAGCCAGCCATTCATAAGAGTAGCATAATggagtggcttacatactgctaAATACCTGTCATAAGACATCATAGCTAGGAGATAGCATTCAGCACCTTCCAGGCAAGCAAACATGAAAAACTGGGTGAAACAGGCTTTTAGAGATATACTTTTTTCCCCAGTCAAGAGACTTGAGAGCATCTTTGGCAGAATGGTTGAGCTGCAGCAAGATTCCAAGAAGGATAGGTTCCctaggaagaagtacatgggggtGTGGAGGTGTCTATCAGCAGCAACTAGTACAATGATGAGTAGATTTCCAGCCATGGATAACAAGTAGATCactaagaacagaagaaaaagaaagatctGCAGCTTAGGGAGATCTCCAAATCCCAAAAGGATGAATTCAGAGATAGTTTGATTTTGCCACATATTCTTTGCATAGTTCTGCATCTAGAGCGGGGGAAAGCACACAAACAGTGTAACTAATTAGTTTATATTTTGAAGTCAACAGCCAGAGTCCCATATGCAAATATACCTGATCAGTTTGAGGAGTATAGCTATCTGACGTGCTTCAGCTGGGAGCAGTTTTTGAGAGTATTTGTATGAGAATGTTCTATGGTACATCGGCCAGACACAGTACAAAGGCTACAAATATGTCTCATGAGTGAGAGGTGGGGGAAGTGGAACTGGATCTCCTCATGGTGagaaaagcctgtgtgtgatccaCTATATATAGTTAAGCCCCAAATATGTGGGTGGAGGGACAGGTATAACAGGTGCATCCAAATTACCCCTCCATAAATTTGCTGTATAAATGGAGAGTAAACATGTACATACAAATGGCGagtaactatgtacactgctagAGAGGTAAGATTAGATAGTCTgcaaatgtgataaacaaacaaacaaataactaaaaaaataaaatgggactAAAGTTTGTTAAGTGTCCCAGACAAAATACACCAAAACCATTTAGAACCCAAACTCAAATTGTTCAGAAAAGGTTAGCTTTTCATGACAATGGAAAACCAGTACCATAATCCAATTATTCCTATCTAGAGGAGGCATGATTATTGCTGCTATTAGACCTTGTTAGTGCCAATCTGTTTATGGAATTTTCTTATTTCCAAATAGCATTCCACTGCTTTTCTACTGGAGTCACTGAAGCTGCTTCAACATACTGAGTTTTGCCAATACTCACCAGTGTGGCACAGTGGAAATTGACTCTATGTTGTACATTACAAGTGTTCTGTTATGTACCCAGATGTTATGTGTAAATGGAAATAGACTATTCCTTCAGCAAGAGCTGTGGTGTGTTACGAGATATGCGGGAGGCATGTCAGCTACCACCCTCCATGACTATGTTTTGGCTCAAGTGGAGGAAATGTTagtcaaatgggtgcagacccaTGGACCTTGAGAGTTATGTGGGAGGTGGCTGTGATGTGGACAcattggaaggggaaagaaagagcatGGAGATGAGACTCTGAAAATAATGAGTTGCTTTATTGACAGGTAATAGTGGTACAGGAAATGGAAATAGTAGTTGGTTAGGTACATTACCAATACTGCTATACTAGGAAGGAGGATAGACATACGAGGGTGAAAGGGGAGAAAAGGGAAAGCTGTTTGTCATATCTACCTAGATCTCACTATGGAAATTCTTCTCTCTGGGGAGTTCAAGCACAGAGCCAGAAGTGTGGGGGGTACAGCATCCGATGTCAAGGTGCACAGGCAGAAAGTGTGGTGGATGCAATGGCAACAGTTTGAAGAGGgttcttataggcaaaaacatatcCTGCGGCTAGGGAGAGTTGATAccaactcaacgacacactttacctttagggagaGTCCAACAGATGGTCCCCTCCAAGAGTTTCCTGATGACTTCAGCAATTACTGCTCCTGATAATGCATAGAAATTAGTTGTGATTAGGATATGTCTGGGTATTGTTTTCTTGCATGCTCCATGACAAAGGGATATTCAAAAGGGGaatgagaagaaagaaaggaacacCACACCCTCAGGCACAGATGCACTCCTGATAACAACAGAGAGGAAGTATAATTGAGTATAGCTTGACTCATCCTTGGGAACACTTATTAAACTGAGAAGGAAGAGAGCTAGCATTACTTTTGTTCCTTTTTGCAACATTCAAGTGGGTCTGTTCTGTGCTTATGCCATAATGCAATCAGCGAGGGTATTTCTTTGGGCTTCTTGAAGTTGAAGAAGCATGTGAAGAAGGAAAAATATCATTGCCCAGCAAGCTTTACCTTTGACTGAGGGCATTGGAGAAAAGATAATATATCTCTCccataatataataatatttcaAGCATCTGTGGTTAGACCAAGAATCAAATAATTTGTTGAAACATAATTTGTTTACCCTGTTGCTGAATCTGGGGGCCAAAATCCCAAATTCATTCCATCACCCAATTCCTGCCAGGAGCACATACTTACATCTTCCCTAGAAAGCAACACTGCATGGTTCTGCAAAAGAAGAtctgttcttcctcttccttttttgcTGAACTCCCCACCAGTATCTCAATCTATACATTGGCAAATTATTTATGATGAAGTCCACTGCCTCTCTATTTGCAAAAGTGTCCAAGATGAATAATGAACTGTATGTTCTATAAAAGACTGAATGCCCTCAGGAATGGTAATTTGTGCTCCACAGAGCAAGAAGGAATATCTCTCCTGACATTTCTATTAATTGGCATTTTAAATGATAGAAAACAAGCAACTGGGCACAAAGGCAAAATGGCAGGATGCTAAAGAGCAATGTGGGCTCTAAGTGGAGAGACCCATTGCTCTGGCAgctctctcccactcttccttccaGGTATTAGAGTCTGGATTTGGGGGAGCATTTTGgatttaaacaaataaacaagactGTTTGGTGGGGCTGGTGCAGCCCCCTTGCTCTACAGGTGTCTTTTGGTACTGGAAGGACTGACCCATTTCCCTCTGTGCAACCTTGTTGCTCTTTCAGAAGTTGGTTTTTTCCCTTTAAAAGACATGGAATACAGGGCAAATACCCCTCTTGACCCCCACCATCACCCGGCCCCATTGATGCCCATGGTAGGCATGCCACTCCTTCTCATAGGTCTCCCATAGGAATGATGTGTAATTTCTTACTCAtctggaatatttttttaaattgtctggaatatatatatatataatgagatCAAGGTATCTCAGTTATCAGACCCGCAGCTAGCATCTAGGTCTAAGAcaacctcatttaaaaaaaaaaatcattcaccAATGCTGCTTTTCCATTTTCGAGGAGGAAAGTGCACAAGGAGACTTATACAATTAAAATAGACCATAAAAATAATTTAGCAATGAAATAATAttgataaaaataaaacagacaaTATAGATTAAGCAAGTAAGATTGAGAAAAATAAACCACACAATAATTCATCCATGTATGAATTCTTGTTGTTCCCGCCAGCGTCTTGGGGGATCATCAGAGATGCAGTCAAtatggttgttcacatgacccaaGTGAGGAGGGCTGGagtgggaaggcaggatcctacctgccttcccccagatagTCCAAGCCTCTTCTGGGCTCCTCTGCTGCACAGCCATGTGACCAGTTCTGCGATGAAGTCCAGTGACAATCAGGAGTagaagtggtggggggagagaaagccagaatgccaggtatcccacaatgagCTGAGTgagcagcatggtgcactgggaaacctccctgctgctgggccactCCTTCTACTAGGCTCTattgccaaaatggctgccagcagccaaggAGCAGCTTCTGGCAGCACGAGTACTCAG
Coding sequences within it:
- the LOC128331280 gene encoding olfactory receptor 10A7-like yields the protein MWQNQTISEFILLGFGDLPKLQIFLFLLFLVIYLLSMAGNLLIIVLVAADRHLHTPMYFFLGNLSFLESCCSSTILPKMLSSLLTGEKSISLKACFTQFFMFACLEGAECYLLAMMSYDRYLAVCKPLHYATLMNGWLSFQLAAVSWVSGLLVSTSLTLTMSWLSFCGSNEIDHFFCDVIPDIRYVSCSDTYFLEWSSFIFSCVFTLPPFVLTVASYVFIILSVLRIPSITGRQKAFSTCSSHLIVVGLYYGALMLVYMLPRSKNLRHVKKVFSLFYTVLTPMVNPLIYSLRNKEVKGAMKKGFKRFIIYMTL